In Ptiloglossa arizonensis isolate GNS036 chromosome 6, iyPtiAriz1_principal, whole genome shotgun sequence, a single window of DNA contains:
- the LOC143148537 gene encoding uncharacterized protein LOC143148537 has protein sequence MGEATKRRIKREPCGKRGRGNARCDVQPVFDGIRARTSSTPGNRRVVLLIARAVGHVDATARTTGIVVAVIREEYNPIEARACACVCARRVGYNPIGARAQYRPWQRTNGTLHRDSVLDTLRDARDVCVRTDDRD, from the exons ATGGGAGAGGCAACAAAGAGACGCATTAAGAGAGAACCGTGCGGGAAACGCGGCAGAGGAAACGCGag GTGTGACGTGCAACCTGTCTTCGACGGGATACGGGCGCGAACCTCGTCGACGCCGGGGAACCGTCGAGTCGTACTGTTGATTGCACGTGCTGTCGGACACGTTGACGCGACAGCTCGTACCACGGGCATTGTGGTGGCTGTGATACGCGAAGAATACAATCCGATTGAggcgcgcgcatgcgcgtgcgTGTGTGCGCGACGGGTTGGGTACAATCCGATCGGTGCGCGTGCGCAGTACCGCCCTTGGCAGCGGACAAACGGGACACTGCATCGAGACTCCGTGCTCGACACGTTACGCGACGCACGGGACGTATGCGTGCGAACCGACGATCGAGATTAA